One segment of Apus apus isolate bApuApu2 chromosome 1, bApuApu2.pri.cur, whole genome shotgun sequence DNA contains the following:
- the LRRC17 gene encoding leucine-rich repeat-containing protein 17, giving the protein MQVVTIILLLLLCKASDCRKTRNRSLRNNERENILRKASSTVKRNARGLPCDIYTYLHEKYLDCQERKLIFVASNWPEDLKHMLLARNRIRKLKNNMFSKYKVLKSLDLQQNDISKIESEAFFGLTKLTTLLLQHNQIKSLSEEIFIYTPSLNYLRLYDNPWHCNCELETLVTMLQVPTNRNLGNYAKCVDPIELKNQKLKQIKAEQLCSKEDRQVPQNIKREKPEAVKPEFDSSLCHMYVFPVPTLNCKRKDLKKVPSNIPPDIVKLDLSSNKIRQLRAKEFEDVSELKILNLNSNGIAYIDPAAFSGLNTLEELDLSNNSLQNFEYGVLEDLYFLKILWLRDNPWRCDYNIHYLFYWLKHHYNVHYNGLECKMPEEYKGWSVGKYVRSYYEECPKDKLPIYPETFDLDKDDEEWERHIEQSVQTVKKHGVIVTVIGK; this is encoded by the exons ATGCAAGTAGTTACTATTATACTATTACTTCTTCTTTGCAAAGCATCTGACTGTAGGAAGACAAGGAATAGGAGTCTGAGAAACAATGAAAGGGAAAACATCTTAAGAAAAGCATCTAGCACTGTTAAGCGCAATGCCCGAGGCCTGCCATGTGACATATACACTTATCTTCATGAGAAATACCTAGATTGTCAGGAAAGAAAGCTGATTTTTGTGGCATCTAATTGGCCAGAGGATTTAAAACACATGCTGCTAGCAAGAAACAGGATTCGTAAATTGAAGAATAATATGTTTTCCAAATACAAAGTACTGAAAAGTCTGGATTTACAACAGAATGATATATCAAAAATTGAGAGTgaggctttttttggtttgacTAAACTTACAACACTCTTACTTCAACATAACCAAATTAAGAGTTTATCAGaggagatttttatttatacGCCCAGTCTAAACTACCTACGTCTTTATGATAATCCCTGGCATTGCAACTGTGAACTAGAAACTCTTGTTACAATGCTACAGGTTCCAACAAACAGGAATTTGGGAAACTATGCCAAGTGTGTGGACCCAATagaactgaaaaatcaaaagctGAAGCAGATAAAAGCTGAACAGCTCTGTAGCAAAGAGGACAGGCAGGTGCCCCAAAACATAAAAAGGGAGAAGCCTGAAGCTGTCAAACCAGAATTTGATTCCTCTTTGTGCCACATGTATGTGTTCCCTGTGCCAACTCtgaactgcaaaagaaaag atttAAAGAAAGTTCCAAGTAACATACCTCCAGACATAGTTAAACTTGATCTGTCCAGCAACAAAATTAGACAACTACGAGCCAAAGAGTTTGAAGATGTCAGTGAACTGAAGATACTAAACCTAAACAGTAATGGAATAGCTTACATTGATCCTG CTGCTTTCTCAGGCCTCAACACCTTAGAGGAGCTGGATCTATCAAACAACAGCTTGCAGAACTTTGAATATGGAGTACTGGAAGATCTTTACTTTCTGAAAATTCTGTGGCTAAGAGACAATCCTTGGAGATGTGATTACAACATCCATTACCTTTTCTACTGGTTGAAGCATCACTACAATGTTCACTACAATGGCCTAGAATGCAAAATGCCCGAGGAATACAAAGGATGGTCTGTTGGAAAATACGTTCGAAGTTATTACGAGGAGTGTCCAAAAGACAAGCTGCCCATTTATCCAGAAACTTTTGATCTGGACAAAGATGATGAGGAATGGGAACGACACATAGAACAATCAGTTCAAACAGTAAAGAAGCACGGTGTAATTGTCACTGTGATAGGCAAGTAa